In Fusarium oxysporum f. sp. lycopersici 4287 chromosome 4, whole genome shotgun sequence, a genomic segment contains:
- a CDS encoding 2,3-bisphosphoglycerate-independent phosphoglycerate mutase has translation MSKTDQKACLIVIDGWGIPSADSPKDGDAITNAKTPVMDALYKDSKGYTELEASSLAVGLPEGLMGNSEVGHLNIGAGRVVWQDVVRIDQTIKNGQLGQNDVIKKTFQSVAAGNGRLHLCGLVSHGGVHAKQTHLYALLKAAKEYGVPKVFIHFFGDGRDTDPKSGAGYMQELVDTAKEIGIGEIGTVVGRYFAMDRDKRWDRLEIALKGLVLGEGEASEDPVATVKARYERGGDFDRDEFLTPIIVGGDERRIKDDDTVFFFNYRSDRVRQITQLLGDVDRSPLPDFKYPKIKPLVTMTQYKGDYPFEVAFKPQHMGNVLAEWLGKQNVEQVHIAETEKYAHVTFFFNGGVEKVFPLETRDQSQDLVPSNKSVATYDLAPEMSADGVADQVVKRLGEQKFPFVMNNFAPPDMVGHTGVYDAAVIGCEATDKAIGKILEACKKEGYVLFITADHGNAEEMKFPDGKPKTSHTTNKVPLLMANYPEGWSLKKTDEGVLGDVAPTVLAAMGLPQPEEMTGKSLLQKA, from the exons ATGTCCAAGACTGATCAAAAAGCCTGCCTCA TCGTCATTGACGGTTGGGGCATTCCCTCTGCCGACAGCCCCAAAGACGGCGATGCCATCACCAACGCCAAGACCCCCGTTATGGACGCTCTCTACAAGGACTCCAAGGGCTACACTGAGCTCGAGGCCTCATCGCTGGCGGTGGGACTTCCCGAGGGCCTCATGGGTAACTCTGAGGTTGGACACTTGAACATTGGTGCTGGTCGCGTTGTGTGGCAGGATGTTGTCCGAATCGACCAAACCATCAAGAACGGCCAGCTGGGCCAGAACGATGTTATCAAGAAGACCTTCCAGAGTGTTGCTGCTGGGAACGGCCGACTACACCTCTGCGGTCTTGTCTCCCACGGTGGTGTG CACGCCAAGCAAACCCACCTATACGCCCTCCTCAAGGCCGCCAAGGAGTATGGCGTGCCCAAGGTCTTCATCCACTTCTTCGGTGATGGCCGTGACACCGACCCCAAGTCCGGCGCTGGCTATATGCAGGAGCTTGTCGATACTGCCAAGGAGATTGGCATCGGTGAGATCGGTACCGTTGTTGGCCGATACTTTGCCATGGACCGTGATAAGCGTTGGGACCGCCTCGAGATTGCCCTTAAGGGTCTTGTCCTCGGCGAGGGTGAGGCCTCTGAGGATCCCGTTGCTACCGTCAAGGCTCGATATGAGCGCGGCGGTGATTTTGATCGGGATGAGTTCCTCACTCCCATCATTGTTGGTGGCGATGAGCGCCGCATTAAGG ATGACGAtaccgtcttcttcttcaactatCGATCCGACCGTGTCCGCCAGATCACccagcttcttggcgatgttgatCGATCTCCTCTTCCCGACTTCAAGTACCCCAAGATCAAACCCCTTGTCACCATGACTCAGTACAAGGGCGACTATCCCTTTGAGGTTGCTTTCAAGCCCCAGCACATGGGTAACGTCCTCGCCGAGTGGCTGGGCAAGCAGAACGTTGAGCAGGTCCACATTGCTGAGACCGAGAAGTATGCTCACGTCACCTTTTTCTTcaatggtggtgttgagaaggtcttcCCTCTCGAAACCCGTGATCAGTCCCAGGATCTTGTCCCCTCCAACAAGTCCGTCGCTACCTACGATCTTGCACCTGAGATGTCTGCCGATGGTGTCGCCGACCAGGTCGTCAAGCGCCTGGGTGAGCAGAAGTTCCCCTTTGTCATGAACAACTTTGCCCCTCCTGACATGGTTGGTCACACTGGTGTCTACGACGCTGCCGTCATCGGCTGTGAGGCCACCGACAAGGCCATTGGCAAGATTCTCGAGGCCTGTAAGAAGGAGGGCTACGTCCTCTTTATCACAGCCGATCACGGCAACGCTGAGGAAATGAAATTCCCTGACGGCAAGCCCAAGACTAGCCATACCACAAACAAGGTGCCCCTCCTTATGGCCAACTACCCGGAGGGCTGGAGCCTCAAGAAGACCGACGAGGGTGTCCTCGGTGATGTTGCCCCTACCGTGCTTGCTGCCATGGGTCTGCCTCAACCCGAGGAGATGACTGGCAAGTCTCTTCTCCAAAAAGCTTAA